A genomic region of Barnesiella viscericola DSM 18177 contains the following coding sequences:
- a CDS encoding HEPN domain-containing protein, translating into MINNINAKAAIDDCNAELDRITGIINGVGSTSPLSGYLTKYSLIRICGTLEVCYKTIIADYYENAAPQLGQFIGYHLRDASMNPTYENICQALKRFDDNKNQNFKSAITTLPNSESLKEAFSVLNRERNNVAHGTNSTLSFNDMKDRFSEAIQIIEILDTIMV; encoded by the coding sequence ATGATTAATAATATTAATGCCAAGGCTGCTATCGATGACTGTAATGCCGAGCTAGACCGTATTACAGGTATTATAAATGGGGTTGGGAGTACTAGCCCACTCTCTGGATATCTGACCAAATATTCTTTGATCCGCATATGTGGAACTCTTGAAGTCTGTTATAAAACAATTATTGCAGATTATTATGAAAATGCGGCACCGCAACTGGGACAATTTATAGGATATCATTTAAGAGATGCATCAATGAATCCTACTTATGAAAACATATGTCAAGCATTAAAACGTTTTGATGATAACAAAAATCAAAATTTCAAGTCAGCAATAACAACTTTACCAAACAGTGAAAGTTTAAAAGAAGCATTTTCTGTATTAAATAGAGAAAGAAATAATGTTGCTCATGGGACTAATTCCACACTATCATTTAATGATATGAAGGATCGTTTTTCTGAGGCTATTCAAATCATTGAAATCTTAGATACAATTATGGTGTAA